The sequence TCCaccaatcggatattgatgataggccatcaatattgaactcaGCGGGTTTTGCGGGAAAGGCCACATTCATGATTTTTTTTGATCGGACAGGAGCTTCTTAAATACGATTGATCTGACACCGGACCAGTAAAACGTTACAAATGTTCCTCAACTGTTGGGTAAGCAACACtctttggttaaaaaaattaaataaaaaatcaacttcAATTCTTTCATCCCTTAGCAACTGAGGACAATGAAACTTGGACTACTGATAGAAATCATATATTATCATGCACACGCGTATGCACACACTGACCTCAAgctgtagttgtttttttttttcccccggtaATAAAATTGTGTGACAGACGTTGAAAAGAAACTGTGGTGGCAATGggtgaaggggggtggggggaggaattGTACGAGATAGAGAGAAAAAGAAGCCGAGGGGGGGTGGAGAGGAAGAGAATGAGAAAAAAATCTTTAAAGGAGAGATGTGAAATGTGTCAGATATGATACTAAAAGGATGAGTACTGCAGGGTGAGTACGAAAAGAATGACAGACAGATAAAAAAAGGAATGAAGCCACGTGACGAGGACAGCAGGCACATGAGGATTAACatttggacatagcagcagaatttttttttttttgccatagcaGCAAATAAGCGACCCTGCCTCGAACTAAGGATTAGTTTCTCCAAATCCTGTGTACCCTGAGACCCTTATGCTGCCAGATTCACATCAGTGAGGCTATACAAGTCAAAGAggatagggaagcaggtatgcacGAGAGAGAGCAGAAGGGCTCTACAGATAGAGTAGACTTACAAAGGAAAGTCATTCTCTGCAGATTTATCAAGGTGGGGCAAAGAGGTCTTCAGGAGTGTGATGGTTTAATGCTCTGATAATTGGACCTTGAAGGAGTAACAATGCAATGTTCAGTGATGCTTTGGTGAGGCTTTCCTTAAACCAGTCATAATAACCAGTACTGTATATTGAATAATAGTCTGCAGAGCATTTAATGATGAGGACACTGAATCAAGCATTCTCCTTCAGGGAAAGTCACCTGGGTGAGAAGTCAAGCGCATGTGGTTACCACTGGTACCACAGATGGCGAGCAGACCGCTTTATCCCCTCCTTTCTTGTCTTTCTGTTTGAGGTGAATCTTGGCATGTCTCTTCCTCTCATCACTGCGTGCAAACTTGCGTCCACAGAAGTCACAAGCGAAGGGCTTCTCCCCTGTATGTGTGCGGATATGGGTTGTTAGGTGGTCAGAACGGCTGAAGCTCCTCATGCAGATACGACACTGGAAGGGCTTGTGGCCCGTATGGATCCGAAGATGGCGGGTCAGCTCATCAGAGCGTGAGAAACGCCTATCGCATCCTTCAGCAGGACAAGCATGAGGTCTCTCATGTAATGGGGTCTTGCTAGGGCGGTTGGGGTATTTTCTTGGCCGGATAGGCTTGAGGGTAAGCGGAGGTTGATGGTTCATACCTCCAAAGCTTGGCAAGACTTGTTTTTCCTTGAAAGCTTTGATGGTTTCCAATGGAGTGATGGGTGGTGGGTTGACACGCATTGCTTCCATGTTTTGGAAAGGTTTTTGGTCCACTGTGGGTATCTCTGTGTTGTGGTGAAACAAGTTGTAGTCTGGTATCATTGGGAATACATTAGAGTCTAAACTTTGCTTAGTCGATGGGTACTCCTGTGAGGAGTATGGGGTCATGCCACCTCCTTGAAAACCCACTTGATCATGGTACAGATCCCCACAACTAGAATAAGGTGGAAGACTGTGGAACATAGACTCCACATCACTTTGTGCCTGACCCATAATGCCTCCACTGCTCCCACtacttcctcctccccctcctccaccaCCAGTGGGGGCTTGAGAAGTTGGTACACCAAGGATACCAGCACTCATTAAGCTGATGATGTTTTCTTGGCACCAGTTAGAAGGGGAATCAAAAGAAAACTTTCCCAGATATGTGACAGTCTTGTTGCCTGGCTGGAATGTACTTGAGTACGAAAGATCCTGCGATGACTTGTCATTTGGTAAACCTAAATCCATCACGTTATctgaagagagagaaagagagagtatAAGGGGTCAATGCAGTCTCAAAATATGACGTGATAAGCACACTATAGGTCAAAAGCGTAGGTATCACATAGACATCCACCACAGCCGCTTTGGGAGAGTAAGCTCTCAGTTCGGGTTGCCTTTTACCTTCTCCTTGGGCAGTATAAACCTGTGATGGTTCTGGAGGACTAACACACAATCGTCTCCTACAACTTGTATGCTACAGTAAATGAGAAAGGGAAAACAAAGGGTCCCTGTCGGGTGGCATCTACAGGCTCCTATTATGAGAGACCTCCTTTATGAGaagcttttttttattaaccagACCAGGTTTCCTGTGGCAAATTTTCACTTCCACTTCTATGAGACATACTGGCCATCTTCATTCAGATGAGCAGCCCCCTAGAAGACCACGTTTCAATGCAATTTTGGGTGGTCGTACACTGAGGGGCTGAACAAAGGCTCTATGTACTGTTTTGTACATTGGGACACCAAAATGACCACCTTAGGACCCCACGTAATTATCTCAGCTctgtcatatacagtatatatatatttgtagacGGTAAGCATGCCCCCTGGCAGCGAGTTACAGAGTGTTAATATATCTCCATAGCACCAGAGAAAATGTGCGGGTATTCAGTGATAACACAGACAGGCAGCGTTACTAGTAAATGAATACAGTACGGTTCACTATGTAGCCGTGTGCTATGTATATCCATGTGGGGGAACCTGTATGAATACAATAATTGCCTCGGAAAATGTGACAAGATGGCATTTGTGCATATTCCTGAAAATATCCTTGTGTATTAtatataggtgtgatatacagtagTGTCACCCAGTGGACTATTTAAGATGTGGCGGATGTGTCGCCATGTGTCAGCACTATGGATCTGCAGTGTCGCCatatggtgcctctgtgcgacagaATACCAGCATAATACAGAATGTACTAGAATATGCCTGGATTTTTGTCTCgtctattttcaggggatgtgtgAGAGAAGGACCTCACTGCGACTCCTTGTTAAGTCAGAGGTGTAGTATGGGCCCACAGAACTCAACGGAGCCATAACATCAAACATCTTATATGAGCAGATAGCcgatacctatgacactggctgacctgttccatgtgcacttggcagctgaaggcatctgtgttggtcccatcttcatatgtgtccacattgtgagaaaaatgatgttttaatatatgcaaatgagcctttaggagcaacgggggcattactgttacacctagaggctcagctctctctgcaaatgcTGCGCCTCTGcactctgattgacagggccaggcactgAAAATGTCATCATGTATGTCAatgaaagtggagagggtgcagcagttgcagagagagcagagcctctaggacagggatcagcaaccttcggcactccatctgttgtaaaactacaactcccagcatgatcttttaacttctgtgggagttcagagaacagccaagcaagtgtgcatgatgggagatgtagtttcacaacacctggagtgctggaggttgctgacccctgctctaggagtaatagcaacgcccccgttgctcctagaggctcatttgcatataataaaacatcatgtttctcagcaatgctggcacatatgaacatgggaccaacacagatttcttcagctgccaagtgcacatgtaacaggtcagccagtgtcatagggacagatctgctgacagatgccctttaaggcagAATCAAGAACGATCACCCTAtgtcagtgatgggcaaactgcagctacaaatcccatcatgccctgctgtaggctgatagctgtaggcagactgggcatactgggagttgtagttttacaacagctggggagccgcagtttgcccatccctgcactATGTGGTCATCTGTAGGCTGGCCTGGGGTTAGTATCCAGAAGAACACTGACGAACAATTGGTCTGGGTTCACATCTCTTATTTTATATACGGTTTTCACTTCATTTGCATGAAAAGAGGGAACGGATCCAAGACAGCGAAAAGCAGAAAGTATTAAGTTCTTCTTCTCTCTGCTTTGGGTTCCTTTCCagcttttcctaaaaaaaaactaaaaataaaataattgaaacccagccttaaagggggtGTCTGCTTTGGATAACCCCTGTCCAGCACCTGATTGCAGGGGCCTTCCTTACACTAACTGAAGTCACCCATGGAATTCACACATAATGCAGATCTCTGATCCCTCGGGATGGTTGCATATAAGGACATATGGGTAGAGTGTCTGAGGTGGATGACCCTTGTAATGCAATCTGGGGGTACCTGTAAAAATCTAAATTAACATACCGCTACCCACACTCCTAACACATTGTC is a genomic window of Bufo bufo chromosome 1, aBufBuf1.1, whole genome shotgun sequence containing:
- the EGR3 gene encoding early growth response protein 3; this encodes MTGKLLEKLPVNMTSLLPETLYPEEGQDLTGALAIYPGGGSEQHYSAMSADNVMDLGLPNDKSSQDLSYSSTFQPGNKTVTYLGKFSFDSPSNWCQENIISLMSAGILGVPTSQAPTGGGGGGGGSSGSSGGIMGQAQSDVESMFHSLPPYSSCGDLYHDQVGFQGGGMTPYSSQEYPSTKQSLDSNVFPMIPDYNLFHHNTEIPTVDQKPFQNMEAMRVNPPPITPLETIKAFKEKQVLPSFGGMNHQPPLTLKPIRPRKYPNRPSKTPLHERPHACPAEGCDRRFSRSDELTRHLRIHTGHKPFQCRICMRSFSRSDHLTTHIRTHTGEKPFACDFCGRKFARSDERKRHAKIHLKQKDKKGGDKAVCSPSVVPVVTTCA